The Nerophis lumbriciformis linkage group LG24, RoL_Nlum_v2.1, whole genome shotgun sequence genome includes a region encoding these proteins:
- the nr5a5 gene encoding nuclear receptor subfamily 5, group A, member 5, with protein sequence MDIPDHSQEQQQDHDYLEDIFALERAATSQEHSGEPQDTRPQSNEGCPVCGDKISGYHYGLLTCESCKGFFKRSVQNKKHYTCAEGQSCPMDVSQRKRCPSCRFQKCLAVGMRREAVRADRMRGGRNKFGPLYSQMKGHKVQAQTNAAPYRIKMETTQRLLPDVASDCPLMFTHPSAPVSPDAFHQPHMVYHGMGVSGAHSPLDCTMGDDRVVPPLSLPYAGTYFQEERPTIYTPATSHYPPHRPSNNYMLRNAPSTSSSWSGVPLMPPPDPPARVLASGFLSQLLEGERDESQLCAKVVASLQREQANRGKHDCLNTFSIMCKMADQTLFSLVEWARNSPLFKELKVEDQMVLLQSCWSELLVLDHLCRQVTYGKEECIYLVTGQQIELSTIISQAGATLSSLVSRTQDLVTKLKVLHFDRHEFVCLKYLVLFNPDVKSVQSRRQVEHIQERVNRALMEHTQRTHPGHSDKFGQLLLRLPEVRSISLQVEEYLYQRHLLGDLPCNSLLTEMLHTKHS encoded by the exons ATGGACATCCCTGATCATTCCCAGGAGCAGCAGCAGGACCACGACTACCTTGAGGACATCTTTGCTTTGGAAAGAGCGGCGACAT CCCAAGAGCACAGCGGGGAGCCACAAGACACAAGGCCCCAGTCCAATGAGGGCTGTCCGGTGTGTGGAGACAAAATCTCGGGGTACCACTACGGCCTGCTCACCTGCGAGAGCTGCAAG GGCTTCTTTAAGCGCTCGGTGCAGAACAAGAAACACTACACCTGCGCCGAGGGCCAGAGCTGCCCCATGGACGTCTCTCAGAGGAAGCGCTGTCCTTCCTGTCGTTTCCAGAAGTGTCTGGCGGTGGGCATGAGGAGAGAAG CGGTGAGAGCGGACCGGATGAGAGGCGGCCGGAACAAGTTTGGACCGCTCTACAGTCAGATGAAAGGACATAAAGTGCAAGCTCAAACGAATGCTGCCCCCTATAGGATCAAAATGGAAACGACGCAGAGGTTATTGCCTGATGTAGCGAGTGACTGTCCACTCATGTTCACCCACCCAAGCGCTCCAGTGTCCCCAGATGCTTTCCACCAGCCTCACATGGTGTACCATGGAATGGGGGTGTCTGGTGCACATTCACCTTTAGACTGTACCATGGGTGACGACAGGGTGGTCCCGCCTCTGTCGCTTCCCTACGCAGGAACGTACTTTCAGGAGGAAAGACCTACCATTTACACCCCGGCTACTTCCCACTATCCGCCGCACAGACCTTCCAATAACTACATGTTAAGAAACGCCCCGTCGACGTCGTCATCGTGGTCCGGCGTCCCCCTCATGCCGCCTCCTGACCCGCCGGCTAGGGTCCTGGCGTCCGGCTTTCTCAGTCAACTCTTGGAAGGAGAGCGGGACGAGAGTCAGCTGTGTGCCAAAGTGGTGGCCAGTTTGCAGCGGGAGCAGGCCAACCGAGGCAAACACGACTGTCTGAACACGTTCAGCATCATGTGCAAAATGGCCGACCAGACGTTGTTCAGCCTGGTGGAGTGGGCCAGGAACAGTCCACTCTTCAAGGAGCTCAAG GTGGAGGACCAGATGGTTCTGCTGCAGAGCTGCTGGAGCGAGCTGCTGGTGCTGGACCACCTTTGCAGACAGGTGACCTACGGGAAAGAAGAATGCATTTATCTTGTCACAGGACAACAG ATCGAGCTGTCCACCATCATCTCCCAGGCTGGAGCGACGCTGAGTAGTTTGGTGAGCAGAACTCAGGATCTGGTCACCAAACTGAAGGTCCTCCATTTTGACAGGCATGAGTTTGTCTGCCTGAAGTACTTGGTGCTGTTTAACCCCG ACGTGAAGTCCGTGCAGAGTCGCAGGCAGGTGGAGCACATCCAGGAGCGAGTGAACAGGGCGCTGATGGAGCACACCCAGCGGACACACCCGGGACATTCGGACAAATTCGGCCAGCTGCTGCTGCGGCTGCCGGAGGTGCGCAGCATCAGCCTGCAGGTGGAGGAATACCTGTACCAGCGCCACCTGCTGGGCGATTTACCCTGCAACTCTTTGCTGACAGAGATGCTGCACACCAAACACAGCTGA